The following are encoded together in the Variovorax sp. PBS-H4 genome:
- a CDS encoding amino acid synthesis family protein — translation MSLLKIRKKLLNIETIYHEGGPVRDDPLRVGAVAIVVNNPYAGRYVEDLSPLVEAAIELAKGIVPELIGALGGTDKIQAYGKGAIVGVNGELEHGAVWHEAGGWSMRANLPNAKSIVPTAKGVASAGTRLAIPMHHIAAAYVRSHFNSIDVGVMDGPRPDELLYALVMGTGGRVHERLGGLRADQISVGDGQR, via the coding sequence ATGTCCCTGCTGAAGATCCGCAAGAAGCTCCTCAACATCGAGACCATCTACCACGAAGGCGGGCCGGTCCGCGACGACCCGTTGCGGGTCGGCGCGGTCGCGATCGTGGTGAACAACCCTTACGCGGGCCGCTATGTCGAAGACCTCTCCCCGCTGGTCGAGGCCGCCATCGAATTGGCCAAGGGCATCGTTCCCGAACTGATCGGCGCCCTTGGCGGTACCGACAAGATCCAGGCCTACGGCAAGGGCGCCATCGTCGGCGTCAACGGCGAACTGGAGCACGGTGCCGTGTGGCACGAGGCGGGGGGATGGTCGATGCGCGCCAACCTGCCCAACGCCAAGTCGATCGTGCCGACGGCCAAGGGCGTGGCATCCGCCGGCACGCGGCTCGCAATCCCCATGCACCACATTGCCGCGGCCTACGTGCGCAGCCATTTCAACAGCATCGACGTGGGGGTGATGGATGGACCGCGCCCCGACGAGTTGCTCTACGCGCTCGTGATGGGGACCGGCGGACGGGTGCACGAGCGCCTGGGCGGCCTGCGCGCCGACCAGATCTCGGTGGGCGACGGCCAGCGATGA
- a CDS encoding ABC transporter ATP-binding protein, translated as MNALSAFETAGVAAATRSSRVAAHRTVPLRAMEITRRFGGLLALDGVSLDLRPGEVHGLIGPNGSGKTTMLNLLSGYYPPSAGEIRLDDEDLSARPVQRRAQVGIARTFQKPRLLPLLSVLENAVLGAWPHARAGFLATSFALPSVAREDKVLLDHATELLHGVGLGHVLHRRANLLDHAEQRFLEIARGLAMRPKFILLDEPAGGLTDVEINHLAGVVQAIRDAGIGVLLVEHHTDFVFRICDRVTTLNLGKMIRHGTPEEVRCDPEVIRVYLGA; from the coding sequence ATGAACGCACTCAGCGCTTTCGAGACTGCGGGCGTCGCCGCTGCAACGCGGTCTTCCCGCGTTGCGGCCCACCGAACGGTGCCGCTGCGGGCGATGGAGATCACGCGGCGGTTCGGCGGCCTTCTTGCTCTGGACGGAGTCTCGCTGGATCTGCGTCCCGGCGAGGTGCACGGCCTGATCGGCCCGAACGGTAGCGGCAAGACGACGATGCTGAACCTGTTGTCCGGCTACTACCCGCCGAGCGCGGGCGAGATCCGCCTCGACGACGAGGATCTCTCGGCCCGGCCGGTGCAGCGCCGCGCGCAGGTGGGCATCGCGCGGACCTTCCAGAAGCCGCGGCTGCTGCCCCTGCTGAGCGTGCTGGAGAACGCGGTGCTCGGGGCCTGGCCGCACGCGCGCGCCGGCTTTCTCGCTACAAGCTTCGCGCTGCCATCGGTCGCGCGCGAGGACAAGGTGCTGCTCGATCACGCCACCGAACTGCTGCACGGCGTCGGCCTGGGGCACGTGCTGCACAGGCGCGCCAATCTGCTCGACCACGCCGAGCAGCGCTTCCTGGAGATCGCGCGGGGTCTGGCCATGCGCCCGAAGTTCATCCTGCTGGACGAACCGGCGGGTGGGCTCACGGACGTCGAGATCAACCATCTTGCCGGTGTGGTCCAAGCGATCCGCGACGCCGGGATCGGGGTGTTGCTGGTCGAACACCACACCGACTTCGTCTTTCGCATCTGCGATCGCGTGACGACCTTGAACCTGGGAAAGATGATCAGGCACGGCACGCCCGAGGAGGTGCGCTGCGACCCGGAGGTGATTCGTGTCTATCTCGGAGCTTGA
- a CDS encoding 2-hydroxyacid dehydrogenase produces MSRTGGKPLLLVMVFLSEEHQKLVAQYYDMLYAPAPGQRDDRSGAAPLIAQHGGDIRVVLTNGAHGILPQEIDAMPRLELISSLGVGYENIAVAHARQRGILVSNAAGTNEECVADHAMMLLLGAARRLPYLNAGVRRGLWRDQIARPPQVSFKRMGVLGLGAIGRAVAHRALAFHMEVGYHTRTRRADSPHRYFESVLELARWSDFLVVAAPGGAGTQHIINDAVMEALGPQGVLVNISRGSLVDTKALAEALRTGTLLAAGLDVYEGEPAPPSPLLELENAILTPHIAGLSPEAIHASVVRFLENAEAHFAGRPLVTPVG; encoded by the coding sequence ATGAGCCGTACAGGGGGCAAGCCTCTGCTGCTGGTCATGGTGTTTCTCTCCGAGGAGCACCAGAAGCTGGTCGCCCAGTACTACGACATGCTCTACGCGCCCGCACCGGGCCAGCGTGACGATCGCTCCGGCGCGGCGCCCCTCATCGCGCAGCACGGAGGTGACATCCGCGTGGTGCTCACCAATGGCGCACACGGCATCCTGCCGCAGGAGATCGACGCCATGCCGCGGCTGGAATTGATCTCGTCGCTGGGGGTGGGCTACGAGAACATCGCGGTGGCGCATGCGCGACAGCGCGGCATCCTCGTCAGCAATGCAGCCGGCACGAACGAGGAATGCGTGGCCGACCACGCCATGATGCTGCTGCTCGGCGCGGCGAGGCGCCTGCCCTACCTCAATGCCGGTGTGCGCCGCGGGCTCTGGCGCGACCAGATCGCCCGGCCGCCGCAGGTGTCCTTCAAGCGCATGGGCGTGCTGGGCCTGGGCGCCATCGGGCGTGCGGTCGCGCATCGGGCGTTGGCCTTCCACATGGAGGTCGGCTATCACACGCGCACGCGTCGCGCCGACTCGCCCCACCGCTATTTCGAATCCGTGCTGGAGCTCGCGCGGTGGAGCGACTTCCTGGTCGTGGCCGCACCGGGCGGCGCGGGGACGCAGCACATCATCAACGACGCGGTCATGGAAGCGCTGGGGCCGCAAGGCGTTCTGGTGAACATCTCGCGCGGCTCGCTGGTCGACACGAAGGCGCTGGCCGAAGCGCTTCGCACCGGCACGCTGCTGGCCGCCGGCCTGGATGTGTACGAGGGCGAACCTGCCCCTCCCTCGCCCTTGCTGGAGCTGGAGAACGCTATCCTGACGCCGCACATCGCCGGGCTGTCGCCGGAGGCGATCCATGCGTCCGTCGTGCGTTTCCTGGAAAACGCCGAGGCGCACTTCGCCGGCCGGCCCCTCGTCACGCCAGTCGGCTGA
- a CDS encoding FAD-binding protein, with protein sequence MAAPDALLAQGANTGLVAASTPDASGTQVVLSTRRMKDFLSVDATARTAHVSAGVLLSELDEAASRHCRKVILTSMSPTSATSLTAACTSILCARRRARSPTPKSPTSAAGSTRWLSATSAALPSAHR encoded by the coding sequence ATGGCCGCGCCGGACGCGCTGCTGGCTCAGGGCGCGAACACGGGCCTGGTGGCGGCTTCCACGCCCGATGCGAGTGGCACCCAGGTGGTGCTGTCCACGCGGCGCATGAAGGACTTCCTCTCGGTGGACGCAACGGCGCGCACAGCGCATGTGTCCGCAGGCGTGCTGCTCAGCGAACTCGACGAGGCGGCTTCGCGGCACTGCCGCAAAGTCATCCTGACGTCGATGTCACCGACTTCGGCCACATCGTTGACGGCGGCGTGCACTTCAATCTTGTGTGCCCGAAGACGCGCCCGATCACCGACACCGAAATCGCCGACATCCGCGGCCGGGTCTACGAGATGGCTGTCCGCGACGTCGGCGGCCCTCCCTTCTGCTCACCGTTGA
- a CDS encoding branched-chain amino acid ABC transporter permease has translation MTRPKMISLVLGALLIATLPFWAGDQYQLHLAALISVYWILVAGLNLVVGFTGQLSVGHVGLLSISAYTFAILGGSLGWNPYLATAAAGALGGLCGLLLGLPSLRLPGFYFAMATMAFAMIVNELILANPQLTGGGVGLPGPAFPAPFDSPTGFYYMVAGLASGVTWLTWNVARRMWGRAFISIRDNPVAAQAVGVPVLRAKLSAFVFSGMTAGIAGSVFASLQSYITPDTFVFELSLFFFVCIIIGGRGSLIGPFLGVAALTALPEVAAPLAKFGNLFYGVLLLVVVLVVPEGIGRMLELIGERIRPRVVHRQPVKPDLARLARALGGQA, from the coding sequence CGAAGATGATCAGCCTGGTGCTGGGCGCGTTGCTGATCGCGACGCTGCCGTTCTGGGCGGGCGACCAGTACCAGTTGCACCTGGCGGCGCTGATCTCGGTCTACTGGATCCTCGTGGCGGGCCTGAACCTGGTGGTCGGCTTCACCGGCCAGCTCTCGGTCGGCCATGTGGGCCTGTTGTCGATCAGCGCCTACACCTTCGCCATTCTGGGCGGCAGCCTCGGGTGGAATCCGTACCTGGCCACGGCGGCGGCAGGCGCTCTCGGCGGTCTGTGCGGGCTGCTGCTCGGGCTGCCTTCGCTGCGCCTGCCGGGCTTCTACTTCGCGATGGCCACGATGGCCTTTGCGATGATCGTCAACGAGCTGATCCTCGCCAACCCGCAGCTCACGGGCGGCGGTGTCGGCTTGCCGGGGCCTGCGTTCCCCGCGCCCTTCGATTCGCCCACCGGCTTCTACTACATGGTCGCGGGACTGGCGTCGGGCGTCACCTGGCTCACCTGGAACGTTGCGCGCCGGATGTGGGGGAGGGCGTTCATCTCGATCCGCGACAACCCGGTCGCGGCGCAGGCGGTCGGCGTGCCGGTGCTGCGCGCGAAGCTTTCTGCCTTCGTGTTCAGCGGCATGACGGCGGGCATCGCGGGATCGGTGTTTGCCAGCCTTCAGAGCTACATCACGCCCGACACCTTCGTCTTCGAGCTGAGTCTGTTCTTCTTCGTCTGCATCATCATCGGTGGCCGCGGCAGCCTGATTGGACCCTTTCTGGGCGTCGCTGCCCTCACGGCCCTGCCGGAGGTGGCGGCTCCCCTCGCGAAGTTCGGGAACCTGTTCTACGGCGTGTTGCTGCTGGTGGTGGTGCTCGTCGTTCCGGAGGGCATCGGCCGCATGCTGGAGCTCATCGGCGAGCGCATCCGCCCGCGCGTCGTGCATCGGCAGCCCGTCAAGCCCGACCTGGCGCGGCTCGCCCGCGCACTCGGGGGCCAGGCATGA
- a CDS encoding amidohydrolase family protein, whose product MTEAKRDLPGYRGTLHRTTNELLDWQAGTLPEPALEPELPIVDAHHHLYGTPTDPHHYRLEDLERDFAGGHRIIATVYVEGYQSGWHRSGPQALRPVGEVLKIAALAQSGVSLSQGPCKLAAGIVSHADLLLGDEVAEVLEAQLEAGRGRLRGVRHAAAHEDGAVGRFVLHPAKPHLLADPVFRKGLSQVHRFGLSFDAWIYHLQLGELADLADALPELSIVLNHVGGLIGVGDYRRHRAANVARWRHDLGRLAACPNVSVKVGGMGMPVFGFGFEHRGTPPTSLELAQAWQPLIDACIEAFGAQRCMFEGNFPVDKQSCGYTELWNAFKRATRSLSPVERAALFCGTACRVYRLAVNGEQKGGPPTSRTAIS is encoded by the coding sequence ATGACGGAGGCCAAGCGCGATCTGCCCGGCTACCGCGGAACCCTGCACAGGACGACGAACGAGCTGTTGGATTGGCAGGCTGGCACGCTTCCGGAACCGGCGCTCGAACCCGAGCTGCCGATCGTCGATGCCCATCACCACCTGTACGGCACGCCCACCGATCCCCACCATTACCGCCTGGAAGATCTGGAGCGTGACTTCGCCGGCGGGCACAGGATCATCGCCACCGTCTACGTGGAGGGTTACCAGTCCGGCTGGCATCGCTCCGGGCCGCAGGCGTTGCGGCCGGTCGGCGAAGTGCTGAAGATCGCGGCGCTTGCGCAGTCCGGCGTTTCCCTTTCGCAAGGACCCTGCAAGCTTGCAGCCGGCATCGTCTCGCATGCCGACCTGCTCCTCGGAGACGAAGTCGCAGAGGTGCTCGAGGCGCAGCTGGAGGCGGGCCGGGGGCGATTGCGCGGCGTGCGCCACGCGGCGGCCCATGAGGACGGTGCCGTCGGCCGCTTTGTGCTGCATCCCGCAAAGCCGCATTTGCTCGCCGACCCTGTGTTTCGCAAGGGCCTGTCGCAAGTGCATCGCTTCGGACTGAGCTTCGATGCCTGGATCTATCACTTGCAGCTTGGCGAGCTCGCCGATCTGGCGGACGCCCTTCCCGAGTTGTCGATCGTGCTGAACCATGTCGGTGGCCTGATCGGCGTCGGCGACTACCGCCGCCACCGCGCCGCGAACGTTGCGCGGTGGCGCCATGACCTGGGACGTCTCGCGGCCTGTCCCAACGTGTCCGTCAAGGTGGGGGGCATGGGAATGCCGGTGTTCGGATTCGGGTTCGAGCACCGGGGGACGCCGCCCACGTCCCTGGAACTGGCCCAGGCGTGGCAGCCGCTCATCGACGCCTGCATCGAAGCGTTCGGCGCGCAGCGCTGCATGTTCGAAGGCAATTTTCCGGTGGACAAGCAGTCCTGCGGCTACACCGAGCTCTGGAACGCCTTCAAGCGGGCGACCCGTTCGCTGTCGCCTGTGGAGCGCGCGGCCCTGTTTTGCGGGACGGCGTGCCGGGTGTATCGGCTTGCGGTCAACGGTGAGCAGAAGGGAGGGCCGCCGACGTCGCGGACAGCCATCTCGTAG
- a CDS encoding ABC transporter ATP-binding protein — translation MIKDRPAAPLLEVRDVHVAYGKAEAVHGATLEVRAGEFVVLLGRNGAGKSTLLHAISGLLPMRSGTIRFNGRDLAAATPRDIVRAGIVQVLEGHRVFHSLSIEDNLLLGTYAANPRGDRSKLARVYDMFPELAARRHEMASRLSGGQQQILAVGQGVVGDPKLLILDEPSGGLAPMVIDRILDVASHLRRSGVAILLVEQLVEKALRHADYGYLMETGRIAAGGFVDELREGDLLQRVYLGGHA, via the coding sequence ATGATCAAGGACCGGCCCGCGGCGCCCCTGCTCGAGGTGCGCGATGTGCATGTGGCCTACGGAAAGGCCGAGGCGGTGCACGGCGCCACGCTGGAGGTGCGCGCCGGCGAGTTCGTGGTCCTGCTGGGGCGCAACGGGGCGGGCAAGAGCACCTTGCTGCACGCCATCTCGGGGCTCTTGCCCATGCGGTCCGGCACGATCCGTTTCAACGGGCGCGATCTCGCCGCTGCCACGCCGCGAGACATCGTCAGGGCCGGCATCGTCCAGGTGCTCGAAGGCCATCGCGTCTTTCACAGCCTGTCCATCGAGGACAACCTGCTTCTGGGTACCTACGCGGCCAATCCGCGCGGGGATCGCAGCAAGCTTGCAAGGGTGTATGACATGTTCCCGGAACTGGCAGCGCGGCGCCATGAGATGGCGTCGCGCCTGTCCGGCGGCCAGCAACAGATTCTGGCCGTCGGCCAAGGCGTCGTGGGCGATCCAAAATTGCTCATCCTGGACGAACCCTCGGGCGGGTTGGCGCCCATGGTCATCGACCGCATCCTGGATGTTGCTTCGCACCTGCGCAGGAGCGGTGTCGCCATCCTGCTCGTCGAGCAGCTTGTCGAGAAGGCGCTGCGCCATGCCGACTACGGGTACTTGATGGAGACGGGCCGCATCGCCGCGGGCGGATTCGTTGATGAATTGCGTGAGGGCGATCTGCTGCAACGGGTTTACCTGGGCGGACATGCATGA